One window of the Longimicrobium sp. genome contains the following:
- a CDS encoding beta strand repeat-containing protein, with protein MLRLKRAATLAAILAVAACTADSKSPTAPEAGPRKTISDAAHAGQVPGFYFLPPMVSQPSYSGTFDAALQPRVEICELSGTVCATTIATFTFGTGSDNVRLDAAGQSYNVNWHTAQSNLDPAKFYRISVYVGTVQLGYADVDVVGAAKDLRNVDTGQYIALLDDRTLPIKFRIETGIVGQVVVSPASDSVNVGETKQFTATLLDLHGNPVTGPTVTWTSSNPAVATIDATGLATGVDAGTVTITASIGYASGTATLKVIQPNTPPVANADTFQAIGNVTIPVSAPGVLANDTDTETPSGLSVVAGTVATANGGTATLAADGSFTYLSAAGFTGTDSFSYTVTDGSLTATGTVTMSVPNRVWYVSAGAAAGDGRDASPFATLTAAEGASAAGETIFLLYGDGSGLDTGFTFKNGQSLTGQGVAANVTATVNGGTVVLLAAGSAPTVTNASAGATLQLAQNNTAQGFNVNSTSGAGIAGSGFGTFTAGTMNVAAMGGPSLDLQNGTVAASFATLSSSNSAGAGLRLSGVGGTLAAPAGVVSNAAGAGVDVTGGNADVTYGGSISGSGTRAASVTGRTGGTLALSGDITDASGGILVQNNTGGTISFTGGSKSLSTGASNGVTLASNTGATIAFGGGGLAISTTSGTGFSATGGGTVTVTGAGNTVAASSGTAVRVANTTIGASGITFRSVSAANDANGIVLDNTGSNGFQVTGSGSAGSGGTIANMTGADGSTAGIGVYLNDTRNVTLSWMQINDASNFAIRGVDVQGFTLANSVINGVSGSNAVLHEAAVAFDGLTGSASVTGTSVAGGVEDNFRVTNTSGVLNRITFTNATFGGNAAATGRDGLSINASGGAVVNVTVQNSAFTSSRADHFRLTLAGGGSDLVFTSNTLGNAHPNPLSGGVAVDVSGAGAGTGLTYYINGNSIRDASGTAISVSKGVGAPTFTGTVSGNTIGLAAVANSGSAQGSGIDVRSLDGGTHTVLITGNQVRQYNNFGISLTAGNASVGGSGTLNATVTGNTVANPGTSGFPMNGVMLNAGTSTGDAHLVCLEMSGNSLVGSGAFGGTDFRLRQRMATTVRLPGYAGANNDNAAVVAFEQANNAGGPSGGAANTVPTGGGFVGGAGCPTP; from the coding sequence ATGCTACGACTGAAGCGCGCCGCCACCCTGGCGGCGATCCTGGCGGTCGCGGCCTGCACCGCCGATTCCAAGTCGCCCACCGCGCCCGAGGCCGGGCCGCGCAAGACGATCTCGGACGCGGCGCACGCGGGGCAGGTGCCCGGCTTCTACTTCCTTCCCCCGATGGTCTCGCAGCCGTCGTACAGCGGCACCTTCGACGCCGCCCTGCAGCCGCGCGTGGAGATCTGCGAGCTGAGCGGCACGGTATGCGCCACCACCATCGCCACCTTCACCTTCGGCACCGGCTCCGACAACGTGCGGCTGGACGCGGCGGGGCAGAGCTACAACGTCAACTGGCACACCGCGCAGTCCAACCTGGACCCGGCGAAGTTCTACCGCATCAGCGTGTACGTGGGCACCGTGCAGCTGGGCTATGCCGACGTGGACGTGGTGGGCGCGGCCAAGGACCTGCGCAACGTCGACACGGGGCAGTACATCGCGCTGCTGGACGACCGCACGCTGCCGATCAAGTTCCGCATCGAGACGGGGATCGTGGGGCAGGTGGTGGTGTCGCCCGCGTCCGACTCGGTGAACGTGGGCGAGACGAAGCAGTTCACCGCCACGCTCCTGGACCTGCACGGGAACCCGGTGACCGGGCCGACCGTGACCTGGACCAGCTCCAACCCGGCGGTCGCGACGATCGACGCGACCGGCCTGGCAACGGGGGTGGACGCAGGGACGGTGACGATCACCGCCAGCATCGGCTACGCCTCGGGCACGGCCACGCTGAAGGTGATCCAGCCCAACACGCCACCCGTCGCGAACGCCGACACCTTCCAGGCGATCGGAAACGTGACCATCCCCGTCTCCGCGCCGGGCGTGCTGGCGAACGACACCGACACCGAGACCCCGTCCGGGCTGAGCGTGGTCGCGGGGACCGTGGCGACGGCGAACGGCGGGACGGCGACGCTGGCGGCGGACGGCAGCTTCACCTACCTGAGCGCCGCCGGCTTCACGGGCACGGACTCGTTCAGCTACACGGTGACGGACGGGTCGCTCACGGCGACGGGGACGGTCACGATGAGCGTGCCGAACCGCGTGTGGTACGTGAGCGCCGGGGCGGCGGCGGGGGACGGACGCGACGCGTCGCCGTTCGCCACCCTGACGGCGGCCGAGGGTGCCTCCGCCGCGGGCGAGACGATCTTCCTGCTCTACGGTGACGGCTCCGGGCTCGATACGGGCTTCACCTTCAAGAACGGGCAGTCGCTGACCGGGCAGGGCGTCGCCGCGAACGTGACCGCGACGGTGAACGGCGGGACGGTGGTGCTGCTGGCGGCCGGGAGCGCGCCGACGGTGACCAACGCGTCGGCGGGCGCCACGCTGCAGCTCGCGCAGAACAACACCGCGCAGGGGTTCAACGTCAACTCGACGAGCGGGGCGGGGATCGCCGGCAGCGGCTTCGGCACCTTCACGGCCGGGACGATGAACGTCGCGGCGATGGGCGGGCCGTCGCTGGACCTGCAGAACGGGACGGTCGCGGCGTCCTTCGCCACGCTCTCGTCCTCCAACAGCGCGGGTGCCGGGCTCCGGCTAAGCGGCGTCGGCGGGACGCTGGCGGCTCCGGCGGGGGTGGTGTCGAATGCGGCTGGCGCGGGCGTGGACGTAACCGGCGGTAACGCGGACGTGACGTACGGCGGCTCGATCAGCGGGAGCGGCACGCGCGCGGCGTCGGTGACCGGGCGCACGGGCGGCACGCTGGCGCTGTCGGGCGACATCACCGACGCGAGCGGCGGCATCCTGGTGCAGAACAACACCGGGGGGACGATCAGCTTCACCGGCGGCTCCAAGTCGCTGTCGACCGGCGCGAGCAATGGCGTGACGCTGGCGAGCAACACCGGCGCGACGATCGCCTTCGGCGGCGGCGGGCTGGCGATCTCGACCACGTCGGGCACGGGCTTCAGCGCGACCGGCGGCGGGACGGTGACGGTGACCGGCGCGGGGAACACCGTGGCGGCGAGCTCGGGGACGGCGGTTCGCGTGGCGAACACCACCATCGGTGCGAGCGGGATCACCTTCCGCAGCGTGTCGGCCGCGAACGACGCGAACGGCATCGTGCTGGACAACACCGGCTCGAACGGGTTCCAGGTGACGGGCTCCGGCTCGGCGGGCTCGGGCGGGACCATCGCCAACATGACGGGCGCGGACGGCTCGACCGCCGGGATCGGCGTCTACCTCAACGACACGCGCAACGTGACGCTGAGCTGGATGCAGATCAACGACGCGTCGAACTTCGCGATCCGCGGCGTGGATGTGCAGGGCTTCACCCTGGCGAACTCCGTCATCAACGGCGTAAGCGGTAGCAACGCCGTGCTGCACGAGGCGGCGGTCGCGTTCGACGGGCTCACGGGGTCGGCGAGCGTGACGGGGACCAGCGTGGCGGGAGGCGTAGAAGACAACTTCCGCGTCACCAACACCTCGGGTGTGCTGAACCGCATCACGTTCACGAACGCCACCTTCGGGGGGAACGCCGCGGCGACGGGGCGTGATGGGCTGTCGATCAACGCGAGCGGCGGCGCAGTGGTGAACGTAACCGTGCAGAACAGCGCATTCACCTCGTCGCGCGCCGATCACTTCCGCCTCACGCTGGCGGGCGGGGGCTCGGACCTGGTTTTCACCTCCAACACGCTCGGCAACGCACATCCCAACCCGCTGAGCGGCGGCGTGGCGGTGGACGTCAGCGGCGCGGGTGCGGGTACCGGTCTCACCTACTACATCAACGGGAACTCCATCCGCGACGCCTCGGGTACGGCGATCTCGGTGAGCAAGGGCGTGGGTGCGCCGACGTTCACGGGGACGGTCTCCGGGAACACGATCGGCTTGGCCGCCGTCGCTAACTCGGGCTCGGCACAGGGCTCGGGAATCGACGTGCGGTCGCTGGACGGCGGGACGCACACGGTCCTGATCACCGGGAATCAGGTTCGCCAGTACAACAACTTCGGGATCTCGCTGACGGCCGGGAACGCCTCCGTCGGCGGGAGCGGGACGCTGAATGCGACGGTGACGGGGAACACGGTGGCGAATCCGGGCACCTCCGGCTTCCCGATGAACGGCGTCATGCTGAATGCCGGGACGAGCACGGGTGATGCCCACCTGGTGTGTCTTGAGATGAGCGGAAACTCGCTCGTGGGCTCGGGTGCCTTCGGGGGGACGGACTTCCGTCTGCGGCAGCGCATGGCTACCACCGTGAGGCTCCCCGGGTACGCGGGTGCGAACAACGACAACGCGGCAGTCGTTGCCTTCGAGCAGGCGAACAACGCGGGTGGCCCGAGCGGCGGTGCGGCCAACACTGTGCCGACCGGCGGCGGGTTCGTGGGCGGCGCGGGGTGCCCGACTCCGTGA
- a CDS encoding PAS domain S-box protein has product MILPSAQPDPPPAAGPAGWDRRLLDVVEQAVIVTDPDGTIRSWNRYAETLYGWRAAEVMGRNILDVTPTSASREEGAEIMARLRAGETWSGDYAVRRRDGVTFAVHVTDTPVFDAAGELSGIVGVSYDLTVRRDAEEELRRQAEDLEDFFENASLGMHWVGHDGTILRANRAELEMLGYPAEEYIGRPIADFHADPEVIADILARLTRGETLLDYEARLKRRDGSLRHVVISSNVRFDGDGRFLHTRCLTRDVTERRRAEEEMRRLKDEAERASRAKSDFLAMMSHELRTPLNAIIGYGDLLDGEVVGGLNPTQHHHLGRITASAGYLLELIDQVLALSRIESGREEIAARDVDLAALAGDVVSLMRPLAERKELALEVDVRPGIGTARTDGGKLRQILLNLLSNAVKFTDRGRVALRARREDGAVLFAVSDTGPGIAPEHWETIFAPFTQVDQSRTRREGGSGLGLTVSRRYSALLGGDVTVESTVGRGTTFTLRLPAE; this is encoded by the coding sequence GTGATTCTCCCTTCCGCCCAGCCGGACCCGCCTCCCGCGGCCGGCCCGGCGGGGTGGGACCGCCGCCTGCTCGACGTGGTGGAGCAGGCGGTGATCGTCACCGACCCCGACGGCACCATCCGCTCGTGGAACCGCTACGCCGAAACCCTCTACGGCTGGCGCGCCGCCGAGGTGATGGGCCGCAACATCCTCGACGTGACCCCCACCAGCGCCTCGCGCGAGGAGGGCGCCGAGATCATGGCGCGGCTCCGGGCGGGCGAAACCTGGTCCGGCGACTACGCCGTGCGCCGGCGCGACGGTGTCACCTTCGCGGTGCACGTCACCGATACCCCGGTGTTCGACGCGGCCGGCGAGCTGAGCGGCATCGTCGGCGTCTCGTACGACCTCACCGTGCGGCGCGACGCCGAGGAGGAGCTGCGGCGGCAGGCCGAGGACCTGGAAGACTTCTTCGAGAACGCCAGCCTGGGAATGCACTGGGTGGGCCACGACGGCACCATCCTGCGCGCCAACCGCGCCGAGCTGGAGATGCTGGGCTATCCGGCGGAAGAGTACATCGGCCGCCCCATCGCCGACTTCCACGCCGACCCCGAGGTGATCGCCGACATCCTGGCGCGCCTCACCCGCGGCGAGACGCTGCTGGACTACGAGGCGCGGCTGAAGCGCCGCGACGGCTCGCTCCGCCACGTGGTGATCAGCTCCAACGTGCGCTTCGACGGCGACGGGCGCTTCCTGCACACCCGCTGCCTCACCCGCGACGTCACCGAGCGCCGCCGCGCCGAGGAAGAGATGCGGCGGCTGAAGGACGAGGCCGAGCGCGCCAGCCGCGCCAAGAGCGACTTCCTGGCCATGATGTCGCACGAGCTGCGCACCCCGCTGAACGCCATCATCGGCTACGGCGACCTGCTCGACGGCGAGGTGGTGGGCGGCCTCAACCCCACGCAGCACCACCACCTGGGCCGCATCACCGCCAGCGCCGGGTACCTGCTGGAGCTGATCGACCAGGTGCTCGCCCTTTCGCGCATCGAGTCCGGCCGCGAGGAGATCGCCGCGCGCGACGTGGACCTGGCCGCGCTCGCGGGCGACGTCGTTTCGCTGATGCGCCCGCTGGCCGAGCGGAAGGAGCTGGCGCTGGAGGTGGACGTGCGCCCCGGCATCGGCACCGCGCGCACCGACGGCGGCAAGCTGCGCCAGATCCTGCTGAACCTGCTCTCCAACGCGGTGAAGTTCACCGACCGTGGCCGCGTCGCGCTCCGCGCCCGGCGCGAGGACGGCGCCGTGCTCTTCGCCGTGAGCGACACCGGCCCGGGGATCGCGCCGGAGCACTGGGAAACGATCTTCGCCCCGTTCACGCAGGTCGACCAGTCGCGCACGCGGCGCGAGGGCGGCTCCGGCCTGGGGCTCACCGTCAGCCGCCGCTACTCCGCCCTCCTCGGCGGCGACGTCACGGTCGAGAGCACCGTCGGCCGCGGCACCACCTTCACCCTCCGCCTCCCCGCGGAGTGA
- a CDS encoding DUF6916 family protein, whose amino-acid sequence MSDPFTIETFQPRVGELFRVIVDEKQEMQTRLSEVSPWGHEEAATRKRHPFSLVFHAAPNAVIPQQIYRVENANMEAFDCFLVPIGPDAAGMRYEAVFT is encoded by the coding sequence ATGTCAGACCCGTTCACCATCGAGACCTTCCAGCCGCGCGTCGGAGAGCTCTTCCGCGTGATCGTGGACGAGAAGCAGGAGATGCAGACCCGCCTCTCCGAGGTCAGCCCGTGGGGCCACGAAGAGGCCGCCACCCGCAAGCGGCATCCGTTCTCGCTCGTGTTCCACGCCGCGCCCAACGCCGTGATCCCGCAGCAGATCTACCGCGTCGAGAACGCGAACATGGAGGCGTTCGACTGCTTCCTCGTTCCCATCGGCCCCGACGCCGCCGGCATGCGCTACGAGGCCGTGTTCACCTGA
- a CDS encoding enoyl-CoA hydratase/isomerase family protein codes for MPDFETIRLDRDAAVAILTIDRPEKRNALSSAVRAELIAALDQLRGDDGVRVIVITGAGDKAFVAGADIAEFAQRTPLEQRAAMAGRTVFAEIAAHPKPVIAMINGFCLGGGCELALACDIRIASDAAKLGQPEINLGIIPGGGGTQRLPRVVGTGQAMRLVLSGELIDAAEALRIGLVDVVHPAAELRERTLEFARKMAEKSPVALRMAKSAIRAAAEMPLSAGDAYETELFITCFGSDDRREGVAAFMEKRPASFTGR; via the coding sequence ATGCCCGACTTCGAAACCATCCGCCTGGACCGCGACGCCGCCGTCGCCATCCTGACCATCGACCGCCCGGAGAAGCGCAACGCGCTCAGCTCCGCCGTCCGCGCGGAGCTCATCGCCGCGCTCGACCAGCTGCGCGGCGACGACGGCGTGCGCGTGATCGTCATCACCGGCGCGGGCGACAAAGCCTTCGTCGCCGGCGCCGACATCGCCGAGTTCGCGCAGCGCACGCCGCTGGAGCAGCGCGCCGCGATGGCGGGGCGGACCGTCTTCGCCGAGATCGCCGCCCATCCCAAGCCGGTGATCGCGATGATCAACGGCTTCTGCCTGGGCGGCGGGTGCGAGCTGGCGCTGGCGTGCGACATCCGCATCGCGTCGGACGCGGCGAAGCTCGGCCAGCCGGAGATCAACCTCGGCATCATCCCCGGCGGCGGCGGCACGCAGCGGCTCCCGCGCGTGGTCGGCACCGGCCAGGCCATGCGCCTGGTCCTCTCCGGCGAGCTGATCGACGCCGCCGAGGCGCTCCGCATCGGCCTGGTCGACGTCGTCCACCCCGCCGCGGAGCTGCGCGAGCGCACGCTGGAGTTCGCGCGGAAGATGGCGGAGAAGTCGCCGGTCGCGCTGCGCATGGCCAAGTCCGCCATCCGCGCCGCCGCCGAGATGCCGCTCTCGGCCGGCGACGCGTACGAAACCGAGCTCTTCATCACCTGCTTCGGCAGCGACGACAGGCGCGAGGGGGTGGCCGCGTTCATGGAGAAGCGCCCCGCGAGCTTCACCGGGCGCTGA